CGTTTCTGTTGTTCTAaaccaaggtctctgttgtggtattctggaagatgctggttaaatagtggtggggtgggggagggggactttggaTTGTTGCTAGTATTCAATGTTAGCTTAGCAGAgactctcagttcttgctttttttgCTTTATGAATTTGCCTCCTGACCCAGTTCAGTGAAGGCTTCTGGAGGCTTTTATGAAGAGTTTCCCATTATTATTCTcagaacactagaaccagggggcatccattgaaaatgcttagggagagaagaattaggactaataaagagaAGATATTTTTTCAATGCAAAGAACACGcagattagtgtttggaatatgctgccaccagcaggtggtgatggctgctaacctgggaTAGCtagcttaaaaggggcttgggcagattggatgggaggagaagtcgatctatggctaccaatcttgatcctccttgatctgagattgcaaaggccttagcagcaCCAGGTGCTCagcgaaagcagcagcagcagcaggccattgctttcacatcctgcatgtgagcccccaaaaggcacctggtgagccgctcatgcgagtagcagagtgccagaTTAGATGGtgtctggtctgttccagcaggctctttctatgTTTTTTTACTGACTGTTGTACTGAGAGACTCCTTAAGCACTTAGTCCCACACTTCCAGTTTGTTGAAATAAGCTAGCCATATGAATGGCTGTCCCCTTCTCAAAGGCTAATCCCTGGGCTGTTTCTGAAGTTAGGGCTTTGAGTTTTTTGGAGgggctttttccttcaaaaaaaaataaagaagttttttgggatttttttctgtgtggaatccTGGCCAGTTGGCCTGTATATATTTAAGCATCCATTTAGCATCGAATTTCACCCACAGCCCCCACCACAATAGAGAGATTCTTGTGTGTTTTCTGTGATCTGGGAGGGGACTCAGTTCTGTGGAAGCCTGCTCAATGCCAAGCACCAGGCCACCAGCCTTGGAATCTCGgccagttggcctgtatatttaagTACATCAGTTTAGGAAATTTAGTGCCCCAGCTTTCTCCTGTGCATGTTTCTTGAGAACTCCTGTCCTCATGTATCTTCCAAAAGGCCAGAAACTTTTTAAAGCGTGACAGGAAAACCCTTCAGGGCTTCACTTTTGTCTACTAAGAAGACAAGAAAGATGTCAATGCAATCTGCTTATTGTAGTTGTGTAGCCCTGGAGGAAGAAGGTACATCAGTAGGTAGAAAGTTAAAGACCAGAATCTCCAAGATAGTATTCTCAGAACTGCTATCAGTTCCATGCACAGATCCACTGAGCAGGCAGAAATTAGGGGGCTCAATGCATGATGAGGAAGTGATGCAAGAAGGAAAGCCTTAGATTTGGTACGCActggggagcagtggcatagccaccaggGGCTGAAggggtgtgcgatgcaccgggcgcatgcctgaagGGGCTGCCcaaacctcaaaaatgcattttaaaaatattttagggtttttactttgttggcctgcagggggtgcaatgtttagactagtggcaccaaaatttcaggttatcatcaggtgacattcctgatgatatcagccaggtttggtgaagtttggttcagggggtccataactttggtgccaccattccccattgccaccattccccattgtttccaatggaagctaatagtagatggggcttccctttgagggtccataactttgggccccctgaaccaaacttcaccaaacctgggtggtatcatcaggatagactcttgctgataccagccaggtttggtgaagtatggtggtatcatcaggatagactcttgctgataccagccaggtctggtgaagtatggtttatggtttactattagctcccattgaaaacaatggggaatgggagaaccccttttgggggtccataactttggactccctgaaccaaacttcactaaacctgggtggtatcatcaggatagtctcctgaaagtagcctgaaattttggtactgcttaaCCATTGCTACCCTGACAGGCACACCACCTAAATTTTCCCCAGATATTGGGTCCTTCTGgagtgggatttaaagggagaatctgggctccctagattaaaaaaaaattgaaagtattgttgaaggctttcacaggatggattcaactggttgtcgtgggcGCTCTGGTCGGTGTGTGTCAGGTGAgtttagatcttgttcctaccgtttcattcttcttgcatctgtggctggcatcttcagaggtgtatcacagagaggagtctgtaataagagaagtctggacacagtgtataacagacttctctctgtgatacacctctgaagatgccaaccacagatgcaggtgaaacattaggaacaagatctaccagaacacggtcacgcagcctgaaaacacacaacaacacaTCATTGAGTGATGTTGTTTGTGGGGTGGGTAGTGAATctcccctcaaacagcatcaatttcaatgtcgttcaaactagggagcccagattctccctttaaagcggatttaaaaggagaacctgggctctctagtctaacaacattaaaagtgatgctgtttcagggtgggattcctccacccacccaccccccaaacagcatccactttcaatattgtttcaactagggagcctcagatttgtgagttggggcatgtgttcagatttgtgagttgcggcatgttctataatgtgattgtgactttgagatgacccggtgcaaaaaaattgttctcttggtcatagtgggggagggcggcctttggtctTGGGGAAGccatccacagggtggggggtgcaaaactcagattttgcaccgggctccatttcccctagctacacctctgcgccCAAGAAAGTGCTTTACCGAGGTTACGGGAGTGATGTTAGAGGGCTGCAGCTCTGCTGAGTTAaggtatttgaaaaaaaggatCTGAAGCACCTTTTCTTATCGTCCATTCGGGTTAAACGGAAAGGCGTGCCTCGGGGTATCGGGTCCCTTGACATGTTTTGTGCCTCCCGGGGACCCTGAGAGCCTGGGTAGGTCTGGCGGCGGGGCGCGaaggtcaatggtgtcccactttaccagtgttaaaatctggtcaccttagattaCACTGTtctctctatacacacacacacacacacacacacacccttttcctaAGGCATCTTCCCCTCTCTTCAGATATCTTAATTCTTCCACAGCCAACTCTCTTTTATTTGCTTCTTCAGCAGCCTCCTAGAGCTTCTCCACAGGGACAAAATTCTTTCCTTGTTATCCTACATCATATtacggaggggtgtgtgtgtgtaagctctCGTTCTAAGTGAACATAGGTGGTGTTTTTGAGAATATGTTAACTACAAGCAGATACTTATATGGAAATCCCACTCCCCCACTGCTTACCACATTGTCCCGTGTCCCTACACAATGACTTGATTGTCCATTGCAAGTCCTTCAGTTTTGAAATTTATTCCTTTATTTGTAATGATTTCTTTGCTCAGATCAATGGCACAGTTGTGAGCAACCACAAGACAGCACAATTTGCCAACGTCTTCATGTCTGACTTGGAACAGTGTTTCCTCAACTCCTATTTGTTAACATCTCTCTTCTTCCTGAGATTTACTGATGACTATTTTATCATCTAGCCCAGGGATGAGCAATTATTTttcccatggggccgcataagaaacagaaaatattgtggagggccgggccaaaaggcaggggggcgaggcgcttttgaaagccccgcagaaactggcagccaaggcaactggcttctgtggggctttcaaagacgcctcgctccccagcacagcaggggggccagtcagggtcatccggcgggccagatgtggcccgcgggccatataatgcccaggtctgatctagccACATGAGGAAGAAGGCCTTGAGAAATTTCACCAAGCCCTCAGCAACAGCCACCCCACTGTCAGCTGGAAATCAGTCTGCCCAATAAGTAAATACGTGAGAGAAGCACAAACACTATCTTATTCCAGGAAGCTACTGATTGCCAAACCTACCGAATCACCCTCCAGTTCCCATCCTAAAAACACCAAACAACCCACTGTCTAAGgcatttacaaacattttaaaacagagagGACCACGACAGGGACTCGTTcatcaggcaccccccccccccccccccccccgcagcaacTTCTGAGCTTTcaagtgtttttgttttatttatcgtGGCACGCTAGCCACTATTTGGGAATTACTGGATGAGGAGACAGCACAAAACAAATCAGAGGAGTGCAAAGAGTTGACGCTGGTATGACCCATGCAAAGTCAACAATGCTGCAGGTGTGCAGAATAAGCCAATATGAGTAGCTATATTCTGCATATGTGCACCACTGCTGGCTGTATACCGGCCATATCAGTGTTAACGCATTCCTGTCTTCTACTTTGCCTTTTTTGTAGTATCAGCTGTGTAAAATCAGATTTGGTTTCTTACAATTCTGGCGAGTTACCAGATTCTGTGGCATTCTCTGGCAAGTCTGGCCCTTCCAAAGCCTTCCTGACAAATTCCGCAAATTGTGCTGAGGATACATCGATGTGTGGAACATAGTGAGGCTCTTAAAGAGCCAAACATGGTTGGCTCTGGctggtccaatctcatcagattgtgGCAGGTCAGCAGTTGACCCTGGTTATTACAGGGATGGatatcaccaaggaagtccagggtgctatgcggaggcaggcaatggccaatcacCTGTTTGTCTCGTCTTGAAATCTCCATGGGGCTCCCATAAGCTGGTTGGGACTTTCCACCAAGGGGTCAAACAGAGGCATAaagaggaaaatggcacccgggcaacacctgctcctggTGCTCCTCCACATCCCCCCCATATTTTAGTCAGTGGGAGCCTACTGTGTGCCACCCCTTGCCcatccctgccaggctgctccttctgccagcggagcctctgccggctgaaggagctgacaggcagggcagggccaaggggcacccggtggctgctccttcagctggcagaggtgGGGATGAAGGGATGGGCAATGCtctgcccccacatgatcagGTGGTGTGTgctcagggacatgtgaccccactgGTCACTGGGGTCATATATGGCCTTTGGACCTTTTCTTGCCTCCAAATTAAGTGATGGGTGAACATTTCCTCATTCCTGAAAGAGAGCAAGTGGACAGGCTGAGAGCACAGATTTCCACAGAGCTTTGCCAGAAAAGTAATCAATATCCTAGCAGGTACTGGATCACTTTGTTTTGTAAGACTACTTAGGATACATCAAGAAGTGCCCAGCTTTTGTTTTGCAAGACCAAATGAATACAGGTAACAACCATCTCCCTGTGGCTAATCCCATCTACTCTTTCCACAGGGATGTGGTTTATGGGTTTTTCCTCCTCCACTTTACAAGCAAGCATGTTAGTGATGTCATAATACACAAGGCGTACATCATCCAGGTTTTAAAACTGTGTGTACCTTCTCTCCATGTGACATGGCAACCAGAGAATGAGAACCAATGAGAACTATGAAAGACAATGTCGAGCAGAAGCAACGCCAGTTCCAGGTCCGTGTCAGTAAGGAAAGGGCCAATAGGTAGGCCCAGCGCCAAGCCCCAAAGAGAGGCAGCGACACCGCGGAAAATGATAGTGAAAGAGACCAGAGCTGTTATCATAGATATCGGGACTGGGTCCTGCAAGTGTGGCTTTGCTGGAGAGCAGAAGCCAGCCCACGTGATCTCATCGACCGTGGGCAAGCATTTCCAGGAGACTGCGAAAACAGGAGACAACaggaaggatatatatatatatatatatataaacctttaatggcataattaaaacagcagcaatataccagaaaaaatggcgacctcagtgtaatgatacaatctccagtacagttataaccgtttgctgatgacagagcacaaaaagttagccagcgcttccaatacacttgcagaaccacaatccaacatcgttaccacaattgatagattaatattatcaatggggggttttaaccacgggtttagatatttattcctggctaaactgtgtaacgggcagtgtaatatcacgtgttggattgattcttcgtaagctgaactgcagggacaaaatctttcattaaaaggcactttctgtattctgccctgagtggtagctgaagggagaatattgcacctggcaagggtcagggctcgtcgcaattgggttctaagaccaaatggaaatacttggccatggtatagggttttaatggtatacccaagtgcaaggagAGAGCAGCgcttattagcctgctgcatcaggtgactataccgagatcatacaatctttttgatagtcagctttagctcattggcattcattaaaaccaatgcatccaaggatagacccatttcatggattttcgccaaaacaaaggaccaccactcggttttggctatggaaagaaagagcctggtaggtaaagcttttgtgaaAGTTGTTCAAGCACAATCgtgatccagaattggaaggtcatgcaccatgctcttgtatggagtagatgttggcccacctccaaacagaccgcagcatatgggactgagtgaggtaagccgagtatactatagagaaagcatgactgaactctttccaaatagcagctccatgcttgtatccacagtgggattccgtatagtaattgcatggtgattttagcattaaatgccttaatggctgcaggtacaaattcatgacctttggtgcgaaaatagcggctaatggccttgcaactaagtttgcttgattcaatggccaatttcctttgggtaacccaagaggagttataattaaaatggagacccaggtatttaaaatgtttgacctgttcaagctgttcattatttattggccaactaaatggtctccaagaacaagcaaaaaccattatttttgactttgcaaaattaagcgtcaggttattatgactacaatattcaacacagcgtgccagtaagcgtttcaagccagcttttgtacgggagagtaatatagcgtcatcagcatacaaaagtaaaggtatggtcatatgattcaaagcagggcagtgcgaggaatcctccatcaaaaaggaagccagatcacttaaaaaaagcATTTCCAGGAGACTGCGAAAACAGGAGACAACAGGAAGGAAACATTTGTCGGTAAAGAACTTCGGGATGCCGGAATACCCCTGAAGCTCATCAACCCTTTGAGACATGGCATAATAGTGGACTGGGATACCGTTCAGGACATATGGGAGTACATTTTCCACAAGGAGATGAAGATCCGACCAGAGGAGCATGCTGTCCTGGTATCCgaccctcccctcagccccaccaccaaCAGAGAGAAATATGCGGAGATGCTCTTTGAGACcttctgcacccctgccatgcacaTTGAAATTATTAAACGAGTCTGTGAAACTGTTCTCAGAGAAAGACTGGGAGACCCTGGAAGACATCAAAGAGAACCACTGCTTCACCTCACTGGATTTCCAGCAGGATTCCACAGCACCTGTGGGGAAACATGAGATCGAGTACGGGCTTCCCGACGGGCAAGTGATCCATATCGGTCGGGAGAGATTCATGTGTTCTGAAATGCTCTTCAAGCTGTCCTTGATCAACTCGCAGCAGTTGGGGCTTCCTCTCCTGACCATGACGAGCCTCAACAAGTGTGATGCCGCCCTCAAGAAGAACCTAATGGGCAACATCTTGCTGTGCGGGGGCTGCACCACAATGAAAGGCTTTGCTGACCGCTTTCAGAAGGAGCTGACTAGGATGTGTCCGAATGATAAACCCATTCTGGTAGCCTCCCCTGAAAGAAATACCTCCGTGTGGACGGGAGGCTCCATCTTAGCGTCCCTCAAGGCCTTCCAGCAGCTCTGGGTTCATCGCAAGGAATATGAGGAACGGGGTCCTTTTTACATCTACAGGAAATGTTTCTGAGCACACAACAAGCagatgactctctctctctctctctctttcttaagCAGATTGCTTGTGGTTGAAGAAATCTCCTGTGTTCCTTTAACAACCAGAATATTGATTGCTCTGCAAGAGCTGGCAGTTTGCCTTCAATAGTTTTTCCATTAAAGGCTTAATTAACACGCTGCAGTTCCAAAAATGTGGTTTTCTATTTCTTGACACACATGGCATACAAAAGGGGCGAGAGATTTATAAACATACACTTTTCCTTCATAAGTGTTTTAGACCAACTTCCTATGTGCACTTTCTGAGAACTGGGACTGTTCTCATTGAATTCATTTGGGGCTGtattctgagtaaatatgcacagGATCTAAATTGTTGGGGAATAGCCAGTAAGTCTCTGGTTGAAATTCTGACTCTGCAAtgaaccctgggccagtcactccaTATGAGTCTCTGAATAGCACCAGGACCCCAACTTATGCTTTCTACCCACCCACATCGCACAAACTGGTATGTTGTGTTTCCAGAGAGCAGGCTTTAAACGTTCAAGGTATAACAAagtttaaaatgaattaaaagaaTACACACTGTTTGTTCAAGCATTCAGGCTGAGCAAGGATATAAAGAAAAAGTGCAAACATCTTTCCCTACTCTCGATACTTAGCCTAAACGGTGTTTAATAAAGACAGGCTAGCAGTTTACAGTTCgaaagaaaaatgaaggggaaaactCCCAACTCAAATTGAATTGGGTAACCAAAAAGattgagaaaaacaaaacaaaaaagttaagacagaatatgaaaaaaatatttaatcaaATATGAAACACATTTGTTCAGATTTCTAACCAAACTTTGTGAAGTGGTTTTTAAACTTCATTGAATGCTTTGAGTTGTCAAAATTAGGAGTACAGATGTTCCAGTTTGAAGTGATGGGAACATGGGGGTTATTCTCCCATCCACCACAGATCGTGCAATATTGTGTGCTTGTTGCAGTACATCAGTCAGACCCAGTTCTGGCTCAACCAAAGGTTACATAGAAAGGGATATACGGTGCAACTGGGGTAGAGTTCTGTGGTTGGTGCACTGGTATCGGTGCCTCTTGTTTATTGTCAGCTCCCCTGTGAATGACAAATGGAAGAGGAATGGAGTGTTCCTGGTTTTCCTCATCCCAGCTTCTCTGATTTTCCCTATTATTAAAAACATTGCTTCAGGCAGATCAGTGGGTGAGGCCTGCCCTTCTTTTCTACACCTggccttgcccttcctcctcatGGAACATGGCCTCAAGGCCCTGAGGGTGAGGTAAGCtaggcttccctccctttccaacCAAACAACTCTGCCATGCCTGACCCCAGCTTCTGGGTGGGGTTTTTTAGAAGAGAGGGGTAGTGCCAACAACCTATTCAGCAGGGTTGTATTTGCCCTGTATTGCTGGGGTATATGCAACTGGGCAAATAGACCCCCCAGCTATTTTAGGACGGAAAACAATGCAGGAATAAGTCTTAACCACTGTCtcctagagatgccagcctccaggtgggacctggggatccctcaaAATATGCctcctctccagattacagaaatcaatttccctggagaaaatggatgctggtCTGTATGACAatatacccctctgaggtccctatcctccatctccaaatatccaggagtttcccagtctgtATATGGCAACCTTACCCTCTCCTGCCCC
The DNA window shown above is from Sphaerodactylus townsendi isolate TG3544 linkage group LG07, MPM_Stown_v2.3, whole genome shotgun sequence and carries:
- the LOC125436706 gene encoding LOW QUALITY PROTEIN: actin-like protein 7A (The sequence of the model RefSeq protein was modified relative to this genomic sequence to represent the inferred CDS: inserted 2 bases in 1 codon), translating into MSSRSNASSRSVSVRKGPIGRPSAKPQREAATPRKMIVKETRAVIIDIGTGSCKCGFAGEQKPAHVISSTVGKHFQETTAKTGDNRKETFVGKELRDAGIPLKLINPLRHGIIVDWDTVQDIWEYIFHKEMKIRPEEHAVLVSDPPLSPTTNREKYAEMLFETFCTPAMHIXKLLNESVKLFSEKDWETLEDIKENHCFTSLDFQQDSTAPVGKHEIEYGLPDGQVIHIGRERFMCSEMLFKLSLINSQQLGLPLLTMTSLNKCDAALKKNLMGNILLCGGCTTMKGFADRFQKELTRMCPNDKPILVASPERNTSVWTGGSILASLKAFQQLWVHRKEYEERGPFYIYRKCF